In the genome of Plutella xylostella chromosome 6, ilPluXylo3.1, whole genome shotgun sequence, the window TAATCCAGAaggttaggtacctaactacctaattAGATCCTAAACTGATTTTAAAACGTCTCTGATATGAATTTCAGTTCTATGGAGCATCATACTCATCGGCGACAGAGCTGACGGAGGACCAAAAATATCAAGGCGATAAAGTAATGACGCCCAGGCAGCGACCTCTCCAGCAGGGAGCAAGCAAACCCAGGAGCAGCGGAGCCCATCCTGCCGAGACCAACAACGCAAAAAAGCAAGTGGATGAAGCAGTATCCTGTCTAAAGCGCGCCACAGACAACAATAAAGATTGCGACGAATATGATTTGTACGGTCAGCTTCTAGTTAAAAAGTTAAGGAAATTAGATGAAAGGCAACGGGATGTTGCTATGCACGAAATAGATAACATCATGTTTCGCGCAAAAATGCAAACTGAACAGCCAGCAAGAAGCTACTCCACGTCACCTGTGCCCTGTAAAGTTAACTCACCAGTCTTTATATCTCTTGGACATCAAAATGGGAGTCACTATGAACACACCAGCCACACTGGTATTCAATATGAAGATACCACTGACCCCACACAACCACAATCgtgataatttttaataagGCTAGCTACCTTACATGCATAAAGTTGTGGCCAAATGTTGACTATCTGCGTGTGGCATTTAAGAACGGATGATGAAATAGAATTCGAAGTCCTTGCTGAATGCCGCGATATTAGAACAGGGGTCAGGGACCAAATCGTCTAGCCACAGTTTAATGCGCACCATAGCGTGGTTTTTACTACACCATCTGCTACTACCGCACTTGgctattttatatttgcatATTTTCCGTAACTGCCATGTGGTATCAATATATTCTCCAAAGTTATTGCCATATTTGCCTTTAAAATGATTATTTGGCAAATATAGCCAATGGAAAATACGcaaatacgaatagccaagtgTGGTAAGTACCAACAAATGTCTTCTTCAAAATAGTCTGTTTAGGTACCTGACTTAGGTATGTAGTAGGCATGTAGTACCTACttgaagtacttattacttccatggtagTAGGTTAGTCGTTCGAGGTAGGAATTTATTGATTTCGCTAAAAGTGTTAAGTATCTGTAATCTGTAGGTATCCATACGtacagtaacatatattattatttgttttagtgCCCATGTAGTTTGAgataagtaaattatatttgtttacctaactacataaataaattgtatttattttaacacttaaattattattatggaacataaaaaacaaaagtgaGTCGTATTGTCGTTTGAAAGAATGGTTACCTACACCTACCTCACTAGGCAATTCGTATTTTCGTATTTGCCATCTGGACCATATCTGGACGAGTGGAAGTATGTTGCTTACTACTAGTCTTAAACTACCGAACCTCTAGTCTGTCGGTGTAGATGATCATTTATTGTTTTGGTATTTGGCTCCATATTTGGATGATTATATTGCCTATTTGCCCATACGTCGAATATTTTGCCAAATACTGCATACATTAATCTATAAACTAAACAAATgactgattaaataaatataatggatTTCTCaagttataatattctatgGCTGAGCTGTCATAGGGTTATTCCCGttcaattttaaaaagtacctatagtagACGACGCGTGAgactgttattattctgagcctgTGCACTGTCTCAAAGCTCAcagaataggtacttattacacTGTGTTCTCTGTCTTCAGTCTGTCAAAATGACTTTGTCATTAGTCTGTGAATCATGGCGCGCGCGTAAACaagaaaattcaataaaattccGTTTTCCGGTTATCTTTACTTACAAACAAAGTATTTATACCAGCCTCTTTCGTTTACAAGAAAATATGTCCAAAAACGAAACTAGCACACGCACATCAAATGAATTTTTGAATGTAGATTTTATGCGATCGCTTGTAAAACAGTACTCGGAATTGGTAAGTATTGGAATAAAACAACGTTAACTAATTAACATTAAcggtgtgtgagatgtccccacatatttatttatactatacTTGTGAAAACAACTATGGTGGCAATGCTAACTTTCATACATTTCCGTCTAGAGAAAAGCAATCAATAATAAATCTAAACATAACAACATAACCAAGGCAGGCTTTTTAAAATCTGTTTTCGTTTCAAACGATCGTTATTGCTAAACAAAATCTAGTCTTAGTCCTAGTCCTAGGCACTAAACCCaaacattacataaataaattcaactCCAACAAAACCAAACCCTGTCCATTAACAACCATTAACCAATGAATGATGTGACAGGGTCAATGGACAAGTGCATTCTTCTGGGcggacgcggcggcggcggcgggtggAGGCGACCAGGCCAGCGGGGACGACATATGGCTGCTCGCGAGCACCATGCTAGCGCGCGGGGAGCTGCACCGTGCTGCTCATGCTGTTGTATCCAGGGAACTACATAGGTGAGGTTTAATGAAAGTTGACCCAGAT includes:
- the LOC105384090 gene encoding uncharacterized protein LOC105384090; translated protein: MNMSNDVVMEFLTLYRAEPILWDPKHPLHRNRSEVSDGWLRIQNAISINCTVSDLKKKKESLMTSFRMHTNKKKRQESYRPTWFAYPVMASFLSGKYECDNSTNQSESEFYGASYSSATELTEDQKYQGDKVMTPRQRPLQQGASKPRSSGAHPAETNNAKKQVDEAVSCLKRATDNNKDCDEYDLYGQLLVKKLRKLDERQRDVAMHEIDNIMFRAKMQTEQPARSYSTSPVPCKVNSPVFISLGHQNGSHYEHTSHTGIQYEDTTDPTQPQS